A region from the Triticum urartu cultivar G1812 chromosome 1, Tu2.1, whole genome shotgun sequence genome encodes:
- the LOC125525249 gene encoding probable transcriptional regulatory protein At2g25830: MASAARALGALLHRASSLSSSASALRSASLVHRNSPTGGASLFQGHVARRRIWTFQPLCMGRRSCKIAGRKGAQNLKKMKRNSKIGKEIVAAIKKGGPSPSSNTALAAILEKVRELDVPKEVVERNIKRASEKGQDTYTEKIYEVYGFGGVGMVVEVLTDKITRSIADIRNVVKDCGAKLADPGSVTFRFRQARVVNIKVTDADKDQLLSVALDAGADDVIEPNFDDEDDSEEEVLERFYKIVTTSENYPVVLSKLQEEGLKFETDNGYELLPLNPIEVDDEAMELNKDLVLKLLELDDVDAVYTDQK, translated from the exons ATGGCGTCCGCCGCGCGGGCTCTGGGCGCGCTCCTCCACAGGGCCTCGTCGCTTTCGTCCTCCGCCTCTGCTCTCAGGAGCGCCTCCCTTGTACACA GGAATAGCCCAACTGGTGGCGCCAGCTTGTTCCAGGGGCACGTGGCTAGGCGGAGGATTTGGACGTTCCAGCCGCTCTGTATGGGGCGGCGCTCCTGCAAGATCGCCGGGAGGAAG GGTGCTCAGAATTTGAAAAAGATGAAGCGCAACAGCAAAATCGGAAAAGAAATCGTTGCTGC CATCAAGAAGGGTGGTCCAAGTCCTTCGTCCAACACAGCTTTAGCAGCGATACTAGAGAAAGTAAGAGAGCTTGATGTCCCCAAGGAAGTTGTTGAGCGTAACATCAAAAGAGCTTCAGAAAAGGGTCAAGATACTTACACAGAAAAGATTTATGAG GTCTATGGTTTTGGTGGAGTAGGTATGGTCGTTGAGGTCCTTACAGACAAAATTACAAGATCTATTGCGGATATTAGAAATGTTGTAAAAGACTGTGGAGCAAAATTGGCTGATCCTGGATCTGTTACATTCAGATTCAGACAAGCTCGAGTGGTTAACATAAAAGTTACAGATGCCGATAAGGACCAACTACTCTCTGTTGCTTTGGATGCTGGCGCCGATGATGTTATTGAACCaaattttgatgatgaagatgactCTGAAGAAGAGGTTCTAGAGAG GTTTTACAAGATAGTTACTACATCTGAAAACTATCCTGTTGTGCTATCAAAGCTACAAGAGGAAGGGCTGAAATTTGAAACGGATAACGGTTATGAACTGCTGCCTCTCAATCCGATTGAG GTGGATGACGAGGCCATGGAACTTAACAAGGACCTTGTATTGAAGTTGCTTGAATTGGATGATGTTGATGCTGTCTACACAGACCAGAAGTGA
- the LOC125525241 gene encoding wall-associated receptor kinase 2-like, which yields MAIASAAAVLVLAIAAAATAETPAPPIGLAGCATSCGDVSVPYPFGFGPPRCHWPGLNLTCDTSGPQPPRLLLGDGALRVAAISLRNATVRVVRAGSIVDSASVTSDRNVSFGGGFVDAGYMLSNGNELVLSGCNLLATLVEDLGVGPGRSGIISGCASFCSFRNKKVDSVGQLAGKYCSGMACCQAPINYHSSPTGVHLRWLDAGNHSEALTFLPTYVFVAEEGWFDRRPLADELLSVKQSPSEAALEVPFVLLWGVKQGLPPLPTLTANTSTACSDDAHRRLCKSDHSVCAVGNLGYTCQCHGGYDGNPYLTHGCQDVNECEQPHDYGCFGKCINTIGGYKCQCPQGTHGNYTIKDGCIKSAATGTSIGIGVGSAVGFMLLVLVTIFVAQRFKHKRQILLKQKFFKQNRGQLLQQLVSPRIDIAERMIIPIDELAKATNNFDKARELGGGGHGTVYKGILSDLHVVAIKKSKITVQKEIDEFINEVAILSQINHRNVVKLIGCCLETEVPLLVYEFVSNGTLYDHLHVEGPKSLSWLTRFRIATEIASALAYLHSSVSIPIIHRDIKSSNILLNESMTSKVSDFGASRYIPTDKTGLTTMVQGTIGYLDPMYFYTGRLTEKSDVYSFGVILVELLTRKKPFSYFFLDGDGLVSHFVKLLADQMLVQILDPQVIEEGGKEVHQLSILAASCIKLNAEDRPTMRQVEHTLEGLIVSKKFVQNNVEVEKFSENDITMMNCSLEKERKSPPECSRRYSMEEEILMSARYPR from the exons ATGGCCATAGCCTCAGCGGCGGCAGTGCTCGTGTTAGCGATCGCGGCCGCGGCCACGGCAGAGACTCCAGCGCCGCCGATAGGGCTGGCCGGCTGCGCCACCAGCTGCGGGGACGTGAGCGTGCCGTACCCCTTCGGCTTCGGGCCGCCGCGCTGCCACTGGCCGGGGCTCAACCTCACCTGCGACACGAGCGGCCCGCAGCCCCCGAGGCTGCTCCTCGGCGACGGCGCGCTCCGGGTCGCCGCCATCTCCCTCCGGAACGCCACCGTCCGCGTGGTGCGCGCGGGCTCCATCGTCGACAGCGCCAGCGTCACCTCCGACCGCAACGTCTCCTTCGGCGGCGGCTTCGTGGACGCCGGGTACATGCTGTCCAACGGCAACGAGCTCGTGCTCTCCGGCTGCAACCTGCTGGCGACGCTGGTGGAGGACCTCGGCGTGGGGCCGGGAAGATCGGGCATCATCAGCGGCTGCGCCTCCTTCTGCTCCTTCCGCAACAAGAAGGTGGACAGCGTCGGCCAGCTGGCCGGCAAGTACTGCTCCGGCATGGCGTGCTGCCAGGCGCCCATCAACTACCACAGCTCGCCCACCGGGGTGCACCTCCGGTGGCTGGACGCCGGGAACCACAGCGAGGCGCTGACGTTCCTGCCCACCTACGTGTTCGTGGCGGAGGAGGGGTGGTTCGACCGGAGGCCGCTGGCCGACGAGCTGCTCAGCGTGAAGCAGAGCCCGTCGGAGGCGGCGCTGGAGGTTCCCTTCGTCCTCCTGTGGGGCGTCAAGCAGGGGCTCCCACCGCTGCCGACCTTGACGGCCAACACGTCCACCGCTTGCTCCGACGACGCGCACCGCAGGCTCTGCAAGAGCGACCACAGCGTGTGCGCAGTCGGAAACCTTGGCTATACGTGCCAGTGTCACGGCGGCTACGACGGGAACCCCTACCTCACCCATGGGTGCCAAG ATGTCAATGAGTGTGAGCAGCCACATGACTATGGGTGCTTCGGCAAATGCATCAACACAATTGGAGGGTACAAATGTCAATGCCCACAAGGAACCCACGGCAACTACACCATCAAGGATGGTTGCATCAAGTCAGCGGCTACAG GAACAAGCATCGGTATAGGAGTTGGCAGTGCAGTAGGATTTATGCTTTTGGTTCTCGTGACAATCTTTGTGGCCCAAAGGTTTAAACATAAGAGACAAATACTTTTGAAACAAAAGTTTTTCAAGCAAAATCGTGGGCAGTTGTTGCAACAATTAGTGTCCCCAAGGATAGACATCGCAGAAAGGATGATCATTCCCATAGATGAACTTGCAAAGGCAACAAACAACTTTGACAAAGCACGTGAGCTTGGCGGTGGAGGCCATGGTACAGTCTACAAAGGGATCTTGTCGGACCTACACGTTGTGGCCATCAAGAAGTCAAAGATCACAGTCCAGAAAGAGATAGATGAGTTCATAAATGAGGTGGCCATCCTCTCACAGATCAATCACAGGAATGTAGTGAAGCTTATTGGATGTTGCCTAGAGACAGAGGTACCATTGTTGGTTTATGAGTTTGTTTCTAATGGAACCCTCTATGACCATCTCCATGTTGAAGGGCCAAAATCCCTTTCGTGGTTAACTAGGTTCAGGATTGCAACTGAAATTGCAAGTGCTCTTGCCTATCTTCACTCGTCAGTTTCAATCCCAATTATCCATAGAGATATCAAGTCTAGTAACATACTTCTGAATGAATCTATGACATCGAAGGTGTCAGACTTTGGAGCTTCAAGATACATTCCAACGGATAAAACAGGATTAACAACAATGGTTCAAGGAACAATTGGATACTTGGATCCTATGTACTTCTACACAGGCCGCCTCACAGAGAAAAGTGATGTGTATAGCTTTGGTGTCATTCTCGTTGAACTGCTAACAAGGAAGAAACCATTTTCATATTTCTTCCTTGATGGAGATGGTCTTGTTTCCCATTTTGTCAAGTTGCTTGCTGATCAAATGTTGGTCCAAATACTAGATCCGCAGGTCATAGAGGAGGGAGGCAAAGAAGTTCATCAACTCTCCATACTTGCAGCATCATGTATAAAGTTAAATGCTGAGGACCGGCCTACAATGCGACAGGTGGAACATACACTCGAAGGCCTTATTGTATCCAAGAAATTTGTCCAAAACAACGTGGAAGTTGAGAAATTTTCGGAGAATGACATTACTATGATGAATTGTTCGCtggaaaaagaaagaaaaagccCGCCGGAATGCAGCAGAAGATACAGCATGGAGGAAGAAATATTGATGTCTGCAAGGTACCCTCGGTAG